One stretch of Astatotilapia calliptera chromosome 3, fAstCal1.2, whole genome shotgun sequence DNA includes these proteins:
- the LOC113019147 gene encoding E3 ubiquitin-protein ligase TRIM21-like isoform X2 — MSLQVCHCGWSKTTSYQGLRVHQGKMGCTPKGMRIPEHEQFSYLPTVTILSPQIKLTDPFMDIFKNSVKSDSNSSYYSWPRITVDQDLGDLQGGMRSTQNQLEENKVQLWRNHQEESHQKCSRPTFSPSVKEENMFLPSSFIPQIDSPARQASAVEIIKSLVETQQQSVPTGSNMGEDQGLDLGSGAQSVFMSVSQTFSNHSDHTDNTTTKMETDTSFFETPQRSHQSTVSSDKARRALDFSTGGQQVVQLLELPGKAAQHAAICPEEKEKEIDRLKEKKTKKLQKAKQEKMKSDLQQKIHIRELKMAEVRSSEIDCKGTLDAEWLEVNNFFSEAIRVVEDARKKALKPLEERRQKVKGDAQDIIQKLQREIDVLKKAIAEAPKNPNLEVSPLTGLNESTDWKNVDTSLSFGTLRTTTSAMMKQIHDKLEKLSSIELRRITKFAVDVKLDPATAHQSLEISDNGKKVRDSGKMSKDPDSLQRFNMFGSILGLNRLSSGRAYWEVEVSKKTGWDLGVARRNANRKGKLSISPDNGYWATVHYEDQKYAALATPPVSLSVKEKPQKVGVFVDYEEGLVSFYDVTSQSHIYSLTECSFGGEILPYFSPHLKQNEKNSNPLIITAVQKQ; from the exons ATGAGTCTTCAGGTTTGCCACTGTGGCTGGTCCAAAACGACAAGTTACCAGGGCCTCAGAGTTCACCAGGGAAAGATGGGATGTACACCAAAGGGAATGAGGATCCCTGAACATGAACAATTCAGTTACCTTCCTACAGTGACTATCCTGAGTCCTCAGATCAAATTAACAGACCCATTTATGGATATTTTCAAGAATTCTGTGAAGTCTG attCAAACTCAAGCTACTACAGCTGGCCCAGAATCACAGTTGATCAGGACCTCGGAGATCTCCAGGGAGGGATGAGATCTACACAAAATCAACTGGAAGAGAACAAAGTTCAACTCTGGAGAAATCATCAAGAAGAATCTCATCAAAAGTGCAGCAGACCAACTTTCAGTCCTTCAGTCAAGGAGGAG AATATGTTTCTGCCATCAAGCTTCATCCCCCAAATCGATTCTCCAGCCAGACAAGCCTCTGCAGTAGAgataattaaatcat TGGTTGAAACTCAGCAACAGTCTGTGCCAACAGGTTCAAACATGGGCGAAGATCAGGGGCTTGATTTAGGCTCTGGTGCACAG TCTGTGTTCATGTCTGTGTCACAGACCTTCAGCAACCACAGTGATCACACAGACAACACAACCACAAAGATGGAGACAGACACATCAT TCTTTGAGACTCCTCAGCGCTCTCATCAAAGCACCGTGAGCTCAGACAAAGCCCGTCGAGCTCTGGACTTCTCTACTGGTGGACAGCAG GTGGTACAACTCTTGGAGCTTCCTGGGAAAGCAGCCCAGCACGCAGCAATCTGCCccgaagaaaaagaaaaggagatagACAGGCTGAAAGAGAAGAAGACTAAAAAACTACAAAAG gcaaaacaggaaaagatgAAATCTGATTTGCAGCAGAAAATTCACATCAGAGAGCTCAAGATGGCTGAAGTCAGATCATCGGAAATAGACTGCAAG GGTACTCTGGATGCCGAATGGTTGGAAGTCAATAATTTCTTCTCAGAGGCTATCAGAGTTGTGGAAGATGCTCGAAAGAAAGCCCTTAAGCCTCTGGAGGAGAG GAGACAGAAAGTGAAAGGAGATGCTCAGGATATCATCCAGAAGCTGCAAAGAGAAATTGATGTGCTCAAAAAGGCCATTGCTGAAGCACCCAAAAACCCAAACTTGGAG GTTTCGCCACTAACAGGCCTAAATGAATCTACTGACTGGAAAAATGTTGACACTTCACTCTCCTTTGGCACACTGAGAACTACGACTTCAGCCATGATGAAGCAAATTCACGACAAACTGGAAAAACTCTCATCCATCG AACTCAGGAGGATTACAAAATTTGCAG TGGACGTGAAGCTGGACCCGGCGACCGCACACCAAAGCCTTGAAATTTCTGATAATGGGAAAAAAGTGAGAGATAGTGGAAAGATGTCGAAAGATCCTGATTCTCTGCAAAGGTTTAATATGTTTGGAAGTATCCTGGGGCTCAACAGGCTGTCTTCTGGCAGGGCatactgggaggtggaggtcAGCAAAAAGACCGGGTGGGATCTGGGTGTGGCGAGACGTAACGCAAACCGCAAGGGGAAACTCTCAATCAGTCCTGACAACGGTTACTGGGCTACTGTACATTATGAAGACCAGAAATATGCAGCCCTGGCAACACCACCAGTGAGCCTTTCGGTTAAAGAGAAACCTCAGAAAGTTGGGGTGTTTGTAGATTATGAGGAAGGTCTCGTGTCCTTTTACGATGTGACGTCTCAGTCTCACATCTACTCATTAACTGAGTGTTCGTTCGGTGGTGAGATCCTCCCGTACTTCAGTCCACATctgaaacaaaatgagaaaaacagcaaTCCTTTGATTATCACTGCCGTGCAAAAACAGTAG
- the LOC113019147 gene encoding E3 ubiquitin-protein ligase TRIM21-like isoform X1 → MSLQVCHCGWSKTTSYQGLRVHQGKMGCTPKGMRIPEHEQFSYLPTVTILSPQIKLTDPFMDIFKNSVKSDSNSSYYSWPRITVDQDLGDLQGGMRSTQNQLEENKVQLWRNHQEESHQKCSRPTFSPSVKEEQNMFLPSSFIPQIDSPARQASAVEIIKSLVETQQQSVPTGSNMGEDQGLDLGSGAQSVFMSVSQTFSNHSDHTDNTTTKMETDTSFFETPQRSHQSTVSSDKARRALDFSTGGQQVVQLLELPGKAAQHAAICPEEKEKEIDRLKEKKTKKLQKAKQEKMKSDLQQKIHIRELKMAEVRSSEIDCKGTLDAEWLEVNNFFSEAIRVVEDARKKALKPLEERRQKVKGDAQDIIQKLQREIDVLKKAIAEAPKNPNLEVSPLTGLNESTDWKNVDTSLSFGTLRTTTSAMMKQIHDKLEKLSSIELRRITKFAVDVKLDPATAHQSLEISDNGKKVRDSGKMSKDPDSLQRFNMFGSILGLNRLSSGRAYWEVEVSKKTGWDLGVARRNANRKGKLSISPDNGYWATVHYEDQKYAALATPPVSLSVKEKPQKVGVFVDYEEGLVSFYDVTSQSHIYSLTECSFGGEILPYFSPHLKQNEKNSNPLIITAVQKQ, encoded by the exons ATGAGTCTTCAGGTTTGCCACTGTGGCTGGTCCAAAACGACAAGTTACCAGGGCCTCAGAGTTCACCAGGGAAAGATGGGATGTACACCAAAGGGAATGAGGATCCCTGAACATGAACAATTCAGTTACCTTCCTACAGTGACTATCCTGAGTCCTCAGATCAAATTAACAGACCCATTTATGGATATTTTCAAGAATTCTGTGAAGTCTG attCAAACTCAAGCTACTACAGCTGGCCCAGAATCACAGTTGATCAGGACCTCGGAGATCTCCAGGGAGGGATGAGATCTACACAAAATCAACTGGAAGAGAACAAAGTTCAACTCTGGAGAAATCATCAAGAAGAATCTCATCAAAAGTGCAGCAGACCAACTTTCAGTCCTTCAGTCAAGGAGGAG CAGAATATGTTTCTGCCATCAAGCTTCATCCCCCAAATCGATTCTCCAGCCAGACAAGCCTCTGCAGTAGAgataattaaatcat TGGTTGAAACTCAGCAACAGTCTGTGCCAACAGGTTCAAACATGGGCGAAGATCAGGGGCTTGATTTAGGCTCTGGTGCACAG TCTGTGTTCATGTCTGTGTCACAGACCTTCAGCAACCACAGTGATCACACAGACAACACAACCACAAAGATGGAGACAGACACATCAT TCTTTGAGACTCCTCAGCGCTCTCATCAAAGCACCGTGAGCTCAGACAAAGCCCGTCGAGCTCTGGACTTCTCTACTGGTGGACAGCAG GTGGTACAACTCTTGGAGCTTCCTGGGAAAGCAGCCCAGCACGCAGCAATCTGCCccgaagaaaaagaaaaggagatagACAGGCTGAAAGAGAAGAAGACTAAAAAACTACAAAAG gcaaaacaggaaaagatgAAATCTGATTTGCAGCAGAAAATTCACATCAGAGAGCTCAAGATGGCTGAAGTCAGATCATCGGAAATAGACTGCAAG GGTACTCTGGATGCCGAATGGTTGGAAGTCAATAATTTCTTCTCAGAGGCTATCAGAGTTGTGGAAGATGCTCGAAAGAAAGCCCTTAAGCCTCTGGAGGAGAG GAGACAGAAAGTGAAAGGAGATGCTCAGGATATCATCCAGAAGCTGCAAAGAGAAATTGATGTGCTCAAAAAGGCCATTGCTGAAGCACCCAAAAACCCAAACTTGGAG GTTTCGCCACTAACAGGCCTAAATGAATCTACTGACTGGAAAAATGTTGACACTTCACTCTCCTTTGGCACACTGAGAACTACGACTTCAGCCATGATGAAGCAAATTCACGACAAACTGGAAAAACTCTCATCCATCG AACTCAGGAGGATTACAAAATTTGCAG TGGACGTGAAGCTGGACCCGGCGACCGCACACCAAAGCCTTGAAATTTCTGATAATGGGAAAAAAGTGAGAGATAGTGGAAAGATGTCGAAAGATCCTGATTCTCTGCAAAGGTTTAATATGTTTGGAAGTATCCTGGGGCTCAACAGGCTGTCTTCTGGCAGGGCatactgggaggtggaggtcAGCAAAAAGACCGGGTGGGATCTGGGTGTGGCGAGACGTAACGCAAACCGCAAGGGGAAACTCTCAATCAGTCCTGACAACGGTTACTGGGCTACTGTACATTATGAAGACCAGAAATATGCAGCCCTGGCAACACCACCAGTGAGCCTTTCGGTTAAAGAGAAACCTCAGAAAGTTGGGGTGTTTGTAGATTATGAGGAAGGTCTCGTGTCCTTTTACGATGTGACGTCTCAGTCTCACATCTACTCATTAACTGAGTGTTCGTTCGGTGGTGAGATCCTCCCGTACTTCAGTCCACATctgaaacaaaatgagaaaaacagcaaTCCTTTGATTATCACTGCCGTGCAAAAACAGTAG
- the LOC113019156 gene encoding pyrin-like: MMKQIHKELDKLSPIEFKRIPTFAVDVKLDPITAHQRLEISDNGKKVKDSGNMSTDPDSLQRFDVFGSVLGLNRLSSGRAYWEVEVRNKPGWDLGVARRDANRKGKLSISPDNGYWVVVHYEDQKYAALTTPPGSLSPKRKPRKVGVFVDYEEGLVSFYDVTSQSHIFSFTECSFGGEILPYFSPHLKQNEKNSDPLIISTVQKQ, from the exons ATGATGAAGCAAATTCACAAGGAACTGGATAAACTCTCACCCATCG AATTCAAGAGGATTCCTACATTTGCAG TGGACGTGAAGCTGGACCCCATCACCGCACACCAAAGACTTGAAATTTCTGATAAtgggaaaaaagtgaaagataGTGGAAATATGTCGACAGATCCTGACTCTCTGCAGAGGTTTGATGTATTTGGAAGTGTCCTGGGGCTCAACAGGCTGTCCTCTGGCAGGGCatactgggaggtggaggtcAGGAATAAGCCCGGGTGGGATCTGGGTGTGGCGAGACGTGACGCAAACCGCAAGGGGAAACTCTCAATCAGTCCTGACAACGGTTACTGGGTTGTTGTACATTATGAAGATCAGAAATATGCAGCCCTAACAACACCACCAGGGagcctgtcacctaaaaggaaACCTCGGAAAGTCGGGGTGTTTGTAGATTATGAGGAAGGTCTTGTGTCCTTTTACGATGTGACATCTCAGTCTCACATCTTCTCATTTACTGAGTGTTCGTTCGGTGGTGAGATCCTCCCGTACTTCAGTCCACATctgaaacaaaatgagaaaaacagcgATCCTTTGATTATCTCTACTGTGCAAAAGCAGTAG